A single window of Dermacentor albipictus isolate Rhodes 1998 colony chromosome 1, USDA_Dalb.pri_finalv2, whole genome shotgun sequence DNA harbors:
- the LOC139047037 gene encoding uncharacterized protein — MQVSQPYALFAKKSSNYFLMQLPSPHCCAAIAVECAHIIHALLILAGDVETNPGPNIPENLLTELRKLTAGQNQLITEIHGLKSQLTSTDKAITDLSKRMNDLESHYQTLLPIRNEVDAMRTTTEQAIFRISELEARIDDAENRSRRDNLIFYGIPDPSISETTADSERLIVELCRDRLQLTIDPKEIERAHRIGRHSANHSRPLRAKFTFHKTKVNILSSGRKLKGTDYSISEDFSRSVRNSRKHLVAFAKSKGVPFSLRFKTLFIGSRRYTFDAASSSVKELS; from the coding sequence ATGCAGGTTAGTCAACCATACGCTCTCTTTGCTAAAAAATCTAGCAATTATTTCCTGATGCAGTTGCCGAGCCCGCACTGCTGTGCCGCCATTGCTGTCGAATGTGCTCATATTATTCATGCCTTGCTGATTTTGGCGGGTGATGTGGAAACAAACCCGGGTCCTAACATTCCTGAAAACCTACTAACCGAATTGCGAAAACTAACCGCCGGTCAGAACCAGCTGATCACTGAAATCCATGGTCTTAAGTCGCAACTTACTTCTACCGATAAAGCAATTACTGATCTAAGCAAACGAATGAATGATCTTGAGAGTCACTACCAGACGCTTTTGCCCATTCGCAACGAAGTGGATGCAATGCGCACCACGACTGAACAGGCTATTTTTCGCATTTCGGAGCTCGAAGCACGTATCGACGATGCTGAAAATCGCTCACGGCGGGACAACCTAATTTTTTACGGCATTCCTGACCCTTCCATctcggaaaccactgccgactcCGAAAGGCTGATTGTGGAACTTTGCCGCGATAGGTTGCAACTAACCATCGACccaaaagaaatagaacgtgcaCATCGCATCGGTCGTCACTCCGCCAATCACTCTCGCCCCCTGAGAGCAAAATTTACTTTCCATAAAACCAAAGTTAACATCCTTTCGAGTGGCCGAAAGCTTAAGGGCACAGACTACAGTATTAGCGAGGACTTTTCGCGATCAGTACGAAATTCCCGAAAACATCTCGTTGCTTTCGCAAAAAGTAAAGGCGTCCCGTTTTCACTCCGCTTTAAGACTTTGTTCATCGGTTCAAGAAGATACACCTTTGATGCCGCCTCGAGTAGTGTCAAAGAGTTGTCATAG